In Vicinamibacterales bacterium, a genomic segment contains:
- the atpB gene encoding F0F1 ATP synthase subunit A, which translates to MLQPTEAQHAAEAAQHAATAAEGKFNAAETIIGHVANSPLDHPLIHLPKVMGIDFSVTKHVLMLWIVAALLFVGITWIVRRYLRSAPDRLVPTGAAAALEGAVEFVRDSIVQPNVGRKWVRTWTPLLLTLFLFILGSNVVGLIPAFDLVALLQHTVLHLPEESFFARVLHGGTTATGNFNVTAALATITFFAIIVAGSRAHGFVQHWVNLAPKGLAWPLYIILIPIEIMGMFVRPFALTMRLAANMTGGHIALLAILSFVFIFAEMFGRATAGISVGIVLSLPLAVGISALEIIVVLVQAYVFTLLTAVFIGMAIHAHH; encoded by the coding sequence ATGTTGCAACCGACCGAAGCCCAGCACGCCGCGGAAGCCGCGCAGCACGCCGCGACCGCCGCCGAGGGCAAGTTCAACGCCGCTGAGACCATCATCGGCCACGTCGCCAACAGTCCGCTGGATCATCCGCTCATCCACCTGCCCAAGGTCATGGGCATCGATTTCTCCGTGACCAAGCACGTGCTGATGCTGTGGATCGTCGCCGCGCTCCTCTTCGTCGGCATCACGTGGATCGTGCGGCGCTACCTGCGCAGCGCGCCGGATCGTCTCGTGCCGACCGGCGCGGCCGCGGCGCTCGAGGGGGCGGTCGAGTTCGTGCGCGACTCCATCGTCCAGCCGAACGTCGGCCGCAAGTGGGTGCGGACGTGGACGCCGCTGCTGCTCACGCTGTTCCTGTTCATTCTCGGGTCCAACGTCGTCGGGCTGATTCCGGCGTTCGACCTGGTCGCCCTGCTGCAGCACACCGTGCTGCACCTGCCCGAGGAGTCGTTCTTCGCCCGCGTCCTGCACGGCGGCACGACCGCGACCGGCAACTTCAACGTCACCGCCGCGCTGGCGACGATCACGTTCTTCGCGATCATCGTGGCCGGCTCGCGCGCGCACGGCTTCGTCCAGCACTGGGTCAACCTCGCGCCCAAGGGGCTGGCGTGGCCGCTCTACATCATCCTGATTCCGATCGAGATCATGGGGATGTTCGTCCGTCCCTTCGCGCTCACGATGCGACTTGCCGCCAACATGACCGGCGGCCACATCGCGCTGCTGGCGATCCTCTCGTTCGTGTTCATCTTCGCGGAGATGTTCGGGCGGGCGACGGCGGGCATCAGCGTCGGCATCGTGCTGTCGCTGCCGCTGGCCGTCGGCATCTCGGCGCTGGAGATCATCGTCGTCCTGGTGCAGGCGTACGTGTTCACCCTGCTGACCGCGGTGTTCATCGGGATGGCGATTCACGCGCACCACTGA
- a CDS encoding AtpZ/AtpI family protein, whose translation MGKSKKGRPYSLHDTAKSLQENATRSASVAGASYTLIGAIIVLGGLGYGFDVWRGTGPWGAFVGLMLGIVVGFYELIKMTWKR comes from the coding sequence ATGGGGAAGTCCAAGAAGGGTCGGCCGTACTCGCTGCACGACACAGCGAAATCCCTGCAGGAGAATGCGACGCGTTCCGCCTCGGTGGCGGGCGCCAGCTACACGCTGATCGGCGCGATCATCGTGCTCGGCGGGTTGGGATACGGATTCGATGTGTGGCGCGGCACGGGCCCGTGGGGCGCGTTCGTCGGGCTGATGCTCGGGATCGTGGTCGGGTTCTACGAGCTGATCAAGATGACGTGGAAGCGGTGA
- a CDS encoding VWA domain-containing protein — translation MKHALSALAAAAACAFSSPGLDRAGAQTRPTQQVYVSVADSKGDPVTGLAADAFRVREDGNAREVLSAGPATEPLTLALLVDDSQATTGATQFIREAVDGFITALAGTAEMSVVTFGERPTIVVDYTKDQKRLLDGAKRIFPRAGAGAYLMEAIAEVSRGLQKRNAARPVIVVLMMDNSVEFSNRHYEQVLNELEAGGAALHVVSLGQPGGSLADEIRNRDQVVAMGTERTGGRRDNVLALTGAAGKMKQVAEDLKNQYVVTYARPERLIPPEKIEVTAAKAGLTVRARTRAPKAPK, via the coding sequence ATGAAACATGCCCTGTCCGCGCTGGCCGCCGCGGCCGCGTGTGCGTTCTCTTCTCCCGGTCTCGATCGCGCCGGGGCGCAGACCCGGCCGACCCAGCAGGTCTACGTCAGCGTCGCCGACTCCAAAGGGGACCCGGTGACCGGTCTCGCCGCGGATGCGTTCCGCGTGCGGGAAGACGGCAACGCGCGCGAAGTGCTGAGCGCGGGCCCGGCCACGGAACCGCTGACCCTGGCGCTGCTGGTGGACGACAGCCAGGCCACCACCGGCGCCACGCAGTTCATCCGCGAAGCGGTCGACGGCTTCATCACCGCACTCGCCGGCACGGCCGAGATGTCCGTCGTCACGTTCGGCGAGCGGCCGACGATCGTCGTGGACTACACGAAGGATCAGAAGCGGCTGCTCGACGGTGCGAAGCGGATCTTCCCGCGCGCCGGCGCCGGCGCCTACCTGATGGAAGCGATCGCGGAAGTCAGCCGCGGGCTTCAGAAGCGCAACGCCGCGCGCCCGGTCATCGTGGTGCTGATGATGGACAACTCGGTCGAGTTCAGCAACCGGCACTACGAGCAGGTGCTCAACGAGCTGGAGGCCGGCGGCGCGGCGCTTCACGTCGTGTCGCTGGGGCAGCCCGGCGGCAGCCTCGCGGACGAGATCCGGAACCGCGATCAGGTGGTGGCGATGGGGACCGAACGTACCGGCGGGCGCCGCGACAACGTCCTCGCCCTCACCGGCGCCGCCGGCAAGATGAAACAGGTCGCCGAAGACCTGAAGAACCAGTACGTCGTCACCTACGCCCGTCCCGAGCGGCTGATTCCGCCGGAGAAGATCGAGGTCACCGCCGCCAAGGCCGGCCTCACCGTCCGCGCCCGGACGCGCGCGCCGAAGGCACCGAAATGA
- a CDS encoding VWA domain-containing protein gives MIRRLAASFGDRSRRLITLTAFAFAGSVLLAAQGQRIRSGVELVSLNVTVTDGTGKYVTDLTEQEFEVFEDGAKQKLTFFSRTQQPISLALLLDTSASMDERMGIAQEAAIGFARQLHKDDQAEVIDFDSQVRILQAFTSDAATLEKAIRQTTPNGSTSLYNAIYISLKELKKVRASGASDIRRQAIVLLSDGDDTSSLIEFEEVLDLAKRSETAIYAIGLRAGEIARREFKEAEFVLKQLATETGGRAFFVTDARELPKIYQTIWDELSSQYSLAYSSGNPKRDGAWRRIQVRLVRPNTSARTKLGYYGPTGS, from the coding sequence ATGATCCGTCGCCTCGCGGCCTCCTTCGGCGATCGCTCGAGACGCCTGATCACGCTGACTGCGTTCGCGTTCGCCGGCTCGGTGCTGCTGGCCGCGCAGGGTCAGCGCATCCGCAGCGGCGTCGAGCTGGTGTCGCTCAACGTGACGGTGACCGACGGCACGGGCAAGTACGTCACCGATCTGACCGAACAGGAGTTCGAGGTCTTCGAGGACGGCGCCAAGCAGAAGCTCACCTTCTTCTCGCGCACCCAGCAGCCGATCTCGCTGGCGCTGCTGCTCGACACCAGCGCGAGCATGGACGAGCGGATGGGGATCGCGCAGGAGGCGGCGATCGGGTTTGCCAGGCAGCTGCACAAGGACGACCAGGCGGAAGTCATCGACTTCGACAGCCAGGTCCGCATTCTGCAGGCGTTCACCAGCGACGCCGCCACGCTGGAAAAGGCGATCCGGCAGACGACGCCGAACGGATCGACGTCGCTCTACAACGCGATCTACATCTCGTTGAAGGAGCTGAAGAAGGTCCGCGCCTCCGGCGCCTCGGACATCCGCCGCCAGGCCATCGTGCTGCTGTCGGACGGGGACGACACGTCGAGCCTGATCGAGTTCGAAGAAGTGCTCGATCTCGCGAAACGGTCCGAGACCGCGATCTACGCCATCGGGCTGCGCGCCGGCGAAATCGCGCGGCGGGAGTTCAAGGAAGCGGAATTCGTCTTGAAGCAGCTCGCCACCGAGACCGGCGGACGCGCCTTCTTCGTGACCGACGCGCGCGAGCTGCCGAAGATCTACCAGACGATCTGGGACGAGCTCTCCAGCCAGTACTCGCTGGCCTACTCCTCGGGCAACCCGAAACGCGACGGCGCCTGGCGGCGCATCCAGGTCCGCCTGGTCCGTCCCAACACCTCGGCCAGGACCAAACTGGGTTACTACGGGCCGACCGGGTCTTGA
- the ccsA gene encoding cytochrome c biogenesis protein CcsA produces MIITSWLPVLLYAAAAAAYVAHFSRRNPATGRLASGLLGGAVLAHTFVIGMQTMQAGFAPLVGTTAAVSAFVWLLALAYLYLELTTDERAMGMFVTSLLAVLAVLPALDPQAAQRPALLRSPLFTVHVLSMLLAYASFALAFAIGITYVLLFKEIKAKHLGFFYTRLPSLQTLDAMNARAVIVGWLFLTCGLVIGGLWATQLGGSTDPRAQAMSFGDPKILVALLSWGIYSFALFARRAIGWSGRRAAWLSALAFVVVLLNLVPVGYFLTRSHNF; encoded by the coding sequence GTGATCATCACGTCCTGGCTGCCGGTCCTGTTGTACGCGGCCGCCGCGGCCGCCTACGTCGCGCACTTCAGCCGGCGCAATCCGGCCACCGGACGGCTGGCGTCGGGACTGCTCGGCGGCGCCGTCCTCGCCCACACCTTCGTCATCGGGATGCAGACGATGCAGGCCGGCTTCGCGCCGCTCGTCGGCACGACGGCCGCAGTGTCGGCGTTCGTGTGGCTGCTGGCGCTGGCCTATCTCTATCTCGAGCTGACCACCGACGAACGGGCGATGGGCATGTTCGTGACCTCGCTGCTGGCGGTGCTCGCCGTCCTGCCGGCGCTCGACCCGCAGGCGGCACAGCGGCCGGCGCTGCTGCGCAGCCCGCTGTTCACGGTTCACGTGCTGTCGATGCTGCTCGCCTACGCGAGCTTCGCGCTGGCCTTCGCCATCGGCATCACCTACGTGCTGCTGTTCAAGGAGATCAAGGCGAAGCACCTCGGCTTCTTCTACACGCGGCTGCCCTCGCTGCAGACGCTCGACGCGATGAACGCGCGCGCGGTCATCGTGGGCTGGCTGTTCCTCACCTGCGGGCTGGTGATCGGCGGGCTGTGGGCGACCCAGCTCGGCGGCTCGACCGATCCGCGGGCGCAGGCGATGTCATTCGGCGACCCGAAGATTCTCGTCGCGCTCCTCTCGTGGGGGATCTATTCGTTCGCGCTGTTCGCCCGGCGCGCGATCGGCTGGAGCGGCCGCCGCGCCGCGTGGCTGTCCGCGCTCGCGTTCGTCGTGGTCCTGCTCAACCTGGTGCCGGTCGGGTATTTCCTGACCCGGAGCCACAACTTCTAG
- the hemA gene encoding glutamyl-tRNA reductase — translation MRLFAVGISHRTAPVELRECLDFSRRGLDAALEALGARKLAREAVVLSTCNRAEIYATASSDAAAESCGRFIADYHGVPWDAVAPHVVMYRGSEAADHLFRVAAGLDSLVVGEPQILGQVKSAYAAAAGLKTTGALTNRLFTSAFTVGKRVRSETRLGEGAVSVSYAAIALAKKIFGELKGLSVLVLGAGEMAKLTGVHLQAQRVKQLTVASRTLESAESLARQLGGRAVAWDRVTDALSAADIVVTATGATEAVLTRTRVEEAMRPRRGRPLFIIDIAVPRDVEPAVAKLDQVFLYDIDDLRTIVQENLSRRATEIERAEAIVREEVDRFRAWMQSREVLPTVIALRERFDAIRQAELKRLESKLAALSPEARARVDEVTHLLVEKLLLTPTEQLKSTRDENLAVTYTDAVHRLFALESTKSNDE, via the coding sequence ATGCGGTTGTTCGCGGTCGGCATCAGTCACCGCACGGCGCCGGTGGAACTGCGCGAGTGCCTCGACTTCTCGCGCCGCGGCCTCGACGCCGCGCTCGAGGCGTTGGGCGCGCGCAAGCTGGCGCGCGAAGCGGTGGTGCTGTCGACCTGCAACCGCGCCGAGATCTACGCCACCGCCTCCTCCGACGCGGCGGCCGAGTCGTGCGGCCGCTTCATCGCCGACTACCACGGCGTCCCCTGGGACGCGGTCGCGCCGCACGTCGTGATGTACCGGGGATCGGAGGCGGCGGATCATCTCTTCCGCGTCGCCGCCGGGCTCGATTCCCTCGTCGTCGGCGAGCCGCAGATCCTCGGCCAGGTGAAGAGCGCCTACGCCGCCGCCGCCGGCCTGAAGACGACCGGCGCGCTGACCAACCGGCTCTTCACGTCCGCGTTCACGGTCGGCAAGCGGGTGCGCAGCGAAACCCGGCTCGGCGAGGGCGCGGTATCGGTGAGCTACGCCGCGATCGCGCTGGCGAAGAAGATCTTCGGCGAGCTGAAGGGGTTGAGCGTCCTGGTTCTCGGCGCCGGCGAGATGGCGAAGCTGACCGGCGTGCACCTGCAGGCGCAGCGCGTGAAGCAGCTCACCGTCGCCAGCCGCACGCTGGAGAGCGCCGAGTCGCTGGCCCGCCAGCTCGGCGGACGCGCCGTGGCGTGGGACCGCGTCACCGACGCGCTCAGCGCCGCCGACATCGTCGTCACCGCGACGGGCGCGACGGAGGCGGTGCTGACCCGGACGCGCGTCGAGGAGGCGATGCGGCCCCGCCGCGGCCGGCCCCTCTTCATCATCGACATCGCGGTGCCGCGCGACGTCGAACCCGCGGTGGCGAAGCTGGATCAGGTGTTCCTCTACGACATCGACGACCTTCGGACGATCGTGCAGGAGAACCTGTCGCGGCGCGCCACCGAGATCGAGCGCGCCGAGGCGATCGTGCGCGAGGAGGTCGACCGCTTCCGCGCCTGGATGCAGTCGCGCGAGGTGCTGCCCACCGTGATCGCGCTGCGCGAGCGGTTCGACGCCATCCGCCAGGCGGAGCTGAAGCGGCTCGAGTCGAAGCTGGCGGCGCTCAGCCCGGAGGCGCGGGCGCGCGTCGACGAGGTGACGCATCTCCTCGTGGAGAAGCTGCTGCTCACGCCGACCGAACAGTTGAAGTCGACCCGCGACGAGAATCTCGCGGTGACCTATACCGACGCCGTTCACCGCCTCTTCGCGCTCGAGTCCACGAAGAGCAACGACGAGTGA
- the hemC gene encoding hydroxymethylbilane synthase: MRTTLRIGTRGSALALWQANAVAALLAARGYATELITIRTTGDRIQDRPLSEAGGKGLFVKEIEDALLAGTIDLAVHSAKDMSVAIPSGLAVAAVLPREDPRDALVARQGQALRSARTIGTGSVRRAAQLSARMSRACFLPVRGNVDTRLRKLDAGEFDALVLAVAGLTRLGYAARITEAIPADECIPAPGQGIIAIETRADDARDAVWGTIGDRQAAAAFDAERAVVEALGGGCQLPLGAIAIHEGAGLSMHGIVTTPDGTRQARRSIRGAAAEPAALGRRLAAELAEAGAIDILNSLR, from the coding sequence GTGAGAACCACGCTCCGCATCGGGACTCGCGGCAGCGCGCTGGCGCTCTGGCAGGCCAACGCCGTCGCGGCGCTGCTCGCGGCCCGCGGATACGCGACCGAGCTGATCACGATTCGAACCACGGGGGATCGCATCCAGGATCGTCCACTCTCCGAAGCCGGCGGGAAGGGGCTGTTCGTCAAGGAAATCGAGGACGCGCTGCTCGCGGGCACGATCGATCTCGCGGTGCACAGCGCCAAGGACATGTCCGTCGCGATTCCCTCCGGGCTGGCGGTCGCGGCGGTGCTGCCGCGGGAGGACCCCCGGGACGCGCTGGTCGCGCGGCAGGGGCAGGCGCTGCGCTCGGCGCGCACCATCGGCACCGGCAGCGTGCGCCGCGCGGCGCAGCTGTCGGCGCGGATGTCGAGGGCTTGCTTCCTGCCGGTCCGCGGCAACGTCGACACGCGGCTGCGCAAGCTCGACGCGGGCGAATTCGACGCGCTGGTGCTCGCCGTCGCGGGCCTGACGCGGCTCGGCTACGCCGCGCGAATCACCGAAGCGATTCCCGCGGACGAGTGCATCCCTGCTCCCGGCCAGGGGATCATTGCCATCGAAACACGTGCCGATGACGCACGGGACGCGGTGTGGGGCACGATCGGCGACCGGCAGGCCGCGGCCGCGTTCGACGCGGAGCGCGCCGTGGTCGAGGCGCTGGGCGGCGGCTGCCAGCTTCCCCTCGGCGCGATCGCGATCCACGAGGGGGCCGGCCTGTCGATGCACGGGATCGTCACCACCCCGGACGGGACGCGCCAGGCGCGGCGCAGCATCCGCGGGGCGGCCGCGGAGCCGGCGGCGCTCGGACGACGGCTTGCCGCCGAGCTCGCAGAGGCGGGCGCCATCGACATCCTGAATTCATTACGATAG
- the cobA gene encoding uroporphyrinogen-III C-methyltransferase has product MEKSPSVFIVGAGPGDPGLISVRGLRRLETADVVVYDHQVHPRLLRSARAEAEKIDVGPAAPRPMDQDAISLLLVEKAREGKSVVRLKWGDPFVFDSGGKEALFLHEQGIPFEVVPGIPATIGVPAYAGIPITYPGAGDTVTLVRGHEAETDEAPQVDWERLAGIDGTLVCHAGAKQVAAIVNALLANGRSPDESAALIYSGSLAAQETIVAPLGTIGGRARASEPAMLVIGKVVGLREHLRWFDARPLSGKRIVVTRSREQAGELVEMLEGCGAEAIQAPTIRIAAPEDVEALDRACREAGEYAWIVFTSANAVDSFMQRLLASGDIRDLKGVRLCAIGPSTAERLAGYGLRVDLTPAEARSEAVIDALRGSGPLKGLRFLLPRADIAREVLADQLREAGAEVSEVVAYRTLLAAGDRDADHDIYRMLLDRQIDAVTFTSASTVKNFARIFGEEQAADLLRTTVVASIGPVTAEAAQQLGITTTVMPDRYTIADMVGALVEHFSAQPARTE; this is encoded by the coding sequence ATGGAGAAGAGCCCCAGCGTCTTCATCGTCGGTGCGGGGCCCGGCGACCCGGGCCTGATCAGCGTCCGGGGCCTGCGCCGGCTCGAGACGGCCGACGTGGTCGTCTACGACCATCAGGTGCACCCGCGGCTGCTCCGGTCGGCCCGCGCCGAGGCGGAGAAGATCGACGTGGGCCCGGCGGCGCCCCGGCCGATGGACCAGGACGCGATCTCCCTGCTGCTGGTCGAGAAGGCGCGCGAAGGCAAGTCCGTCGTCCGCCTCAAGTGGGGCGATCCGTTCGTGTTCGACAGCGGCGGCAAGGAAGCGCTGTTCCTGCACGAGCAGGGGATCCCGTTCGAGGTCGTGCCCGGCATCCCGGCGACGATCGGCGTTCCGGCGTACGCCGGCATTCCGATCACCTACCCCGGCGCCGGCGACACGGTGACACTGGTGCGCGGCCACGAAGCCGAGACCGACGAAGCGCCGCAGGTGGACTGGGAGCGGCTGGCCGGCATCGACGGCACGCTGGTCTGCCATGCGGGAGCGAAGCAGGTGGCGGCGATCGTCAACGCCCTCCTCGCCAACGGCCGCTCGCCGGACGAGTCGGCGGCGCTGATCTACAGCGGCAGCCTGGCGGCGCAGGAAACGATCGTCGCACCGCTCGGCACGATCGGCGGACGCGCCCGCGCCTCCGAGCCCGCCATGCTGGTCATCGGCAAGGTGGTCGGGCTGCGCGAGCACCTGCGGTGGTTCGACGCACGTCCGCTCTCGGGCAAGCGCATCGTCGTCACGCGGTCGCGCGAGCAGGCGGGCGAGCTGGTCGAGATGCTCGAGGGGTGCGGCGCCGAAGCGATTCAGGCGCCGACCATCCGCATCGCGGCGCCCGAGGACGTCGAGGCGCTCGATCGCGCGTGCCGCGAGGCCGGCGAGTACGCGTGGATCGTGTTCACCAGTGCGAACGCGGTCGACTCGTTCATGCAGCGGCTGCTCGCGTCGGGCGACATTCGCGACCTGAAGGGCGTCCGCTTGTGCGCGATCGGGCCGTCCACGGCCGAGCGCCTCGCCGGATACGGCCTGCGCGTGGATCTCACCCCGGCGGAGGCGCGATCGGAAGCGGTGATCGACGCGCTGCGCGGCAGCGGTCCGCTCAAGGGCTTGCGCTTCCTGCTGCCGCGCGCCGACATCGCCCGCGAAGTGCTGGCCGATCAGCTGCGCGAGGCGGGGGCCGAAGTCAGCGAGGTCGTCGCCTACCGCACGCTGCTCGCCGCCGGCGATCGCGACGCCGATCACGACATCTATCGCATGCTCCTGGATCGGCAGATCGACGCGGTCACGTTCACCAGCGCGAGCACGGTGAAGAATTTCGCCCGGATCTTCGGCGAGGAGCAGGCCGCGGACCTGCTGCGGACCACCGTCGTGGCATCGATCGGACCGGTGACGGCGGAAGCGGCGCAGCAGCTCGGCATCACGACGACCGTGATGCCCGATCGCTACACGATCGCCGACATGGTCGGCGCGCTCGTCGAGCACTTCAGCGCGCAGCCGGCGCGTACCGAGTAA
- the hemB gene encoding porphobilinogen synthase encodes MDLRHRPRRLRRTAALRSLIRETRLSPDNFLYPLFATTGEGRRTAVQSMPGVYQMSVDEIVKEAAAAKADGVPGVLLFGLPESKDASGSGAADPEGPVQSAVRALKKDVPGLLVVTDVCLCEYTSHGHCGILDGEEILNDATVDELARAALSHAAAGADIVAPSDMMDGRVGRIRQVLDAGGYSSVAIMSYAAKYCSAFYGPFREAAGSAPAFGDRRSHQMDPANVEEALREVALDLEEGADIVLVKPAVAYLDVIARVKQEFGVPVAAYHVSGEYAMLKAAARNGWIDEPRAMLETLTSIRRAGAEIIITYYAREAARTL; translated from the coding sequence ATGGACCTGCGTCACCGCCCGCGCCGCCTGCGGCGCACCGCGGCGCTCCGATCGCTGATTCGCGAGACGCGCCTCAGCCCCGACAACTTCCTCTACCCCCTGTTTGCGACGACGGGCGAGGGGCGGCGCACGGCAGTGCAGTCGATGCCCGGCGTGTACCAGATGTCGGTCGATGAAATCGTCAAGGAGGCCGCCGCGGCGAAGGCTGACGGCGTTCCGGGCGTACTGCTCTTCGGCCTGCCCGAATCGAAGGACGCCTCCGGCTCGGGGGCGGCGGATCCGGAGGGCCCGGTCCAGTCCGCCGTCCGCGCACTGAAGAAGGACGTGCCGGGTCTGCTGGTGGTGACCGATGTCTGTCTCTGCGAGTACACCTCGCACGGACACTGCGGGATTCTCGACGGCGAAGAGATTCTCAACGACGCCACCGTCGACGAGCTGGCGCGCGCCGCGCTGTCGCACGCGGCAGCCGGCGCGGACATCGTCGCCCCCTCGGACATGATGGACGGCCGCGTCGGCCGCATCCGCCAGGTGCTCGACGCCGGCGGCTATTCGTCGGTCGCGATCATGTCGTATGCGGCGAAGTACTGCTCCGCCTTCTACGGCCCCTTCCGCGAGGCGGCGGGCTCGGCGCCGGCCTTCGGCGATCGGCGATCGCACCAGATGGATCCCGCCAACGTCGAAGAGGCGCTCCGGGAGGTCGCGCTCGATCTCGAGGAAGGGGCCGACATCGTCCTGGTGAAGCCGGCGGTGGCGTACCTCGACGTGATCGCTCGCGTGAAGCAGGAGTTCGGCGTGCCCGTCGCGGCGTATCACGTCAGCGGCGAATACGCGATGCTCAAGGCGGCGGCGCGGAACGGCTGGATCGACGAGCCGCGCGCGATGCTGGAGACGCTGACCTCGATCCGCCGCGCCGGGGCGGAGATCATCATCACCTACTACGCCCGCGAGGCGGCGCGGACGCTGTGA
- a CDS encoding SpoIIE family protein phosphatase codes for MYSSMTAIRPHAATRVLVADDQPDVLEALRWLLTGEGYEPEFVSSTEAVLERLRERSFDLLLMDLNYSRDTTSGREGLELIPQVRAHDPSLPIVVMTGWGSVDTAVEAMRLGARSFVQKPWEDVTLLEIVQREIEDAQAGKRRDAKQQREFEDARLIQRGLLPAAMPHAAGVQLASSWQPANGVGGDCFDALTFANGGVGLSIADVAGKGVPAALLMSNLQAAVRAFAQEAAPPGSVCTSVNRLLCRNMASGRFVTFCYVRIDTAARRLTYANAGHNPPLLVRGSGVVDLLAPSGTVLGVFAESAYEQGDFTIAPGDRLILYTDGITEGRNDAGEEFGEERLVDAASRHRSLPAEEMLAGILRDVEAFNGGNYEDDATLIVAAL; via the coding sequence ATGTACAGCAGCATGACCGCCATCCGTCCCCACGCCGCGACCCGCGTGCTGGTCGCCGACGATCAGCCCGACGTCCTCGAGGCGCTGCGCTGGCTGCTCACCGGCGAGGGCTACGAGCCGGAGTTCGTCAGCTCCACCGAGGCCGTGCTCGAACGGCTCCGCGAGCGGTCGTTCGACCTGCTGCTGATGGACCTGAACTATAGCCGCGATACCACCTCGGGGCGCGAGGGACTCGAGCTGATCCCGCAGGTACGGGCCCACGATCCGTCGCTGCCGATCGTCGTCATGACCGGCTGGGGCAGCGTCGACACCGCCGTGGAAGCGATGCGCCTCGGCGCCAGGAGCTTCGTGCAGAAGCCGTGGGAAGACGTCACGCTGCTCGAGATCGTGCAGCGCGAGATCGAGGACGCGCAGGCGGGCAAGCGGCGCGACGCGAAGCAGCAGCGCGAGTTCGAGGACGCGCGGCTGATCCAGCGCGGCCTGCTGCCCGCCGCCATGCCGCACGCCGCCGGCGTGCAGCTCGCCTCGTCCTGGCAGCCGGCCAACGGCGTCGGCGGCGACTGCTTCGACGCGCTGACGTTCGCCAACGGCGGCGTCGGGCTCAGCATCGCGGACGTGGCCGGCAAAGGGGTCCCGGCCGCGCTGCTCATGTCCAACCTGCAGGCCGCCGTCCGCGCGTTCGCCCAGGAAGCGGCGCCGCCTGGCTCGGTGTGCACGAGCGTCAACCGTCTGCTGTGCCGCAACATGGCGAGCGGACGGTTCGTCACGTTCTGTTACGTCCGCATCGATACCGCGGCCCGGCGCCTCACCTACGCCAACGCCGGCCACAATCCCCCGCTGCTGGTGCGCGGCAGCGGCGTCGTCGATCTGCTCGCCCCGAGCGGCACCGTCCTCGGCGTCTTCGCCGAGAGCGCCTACGAGCAGGGAGATTTCACCATCGCTCCAGGCGACCGCCTGATTCTCTACACGGACGGGATCACCGAGGGGCGCAACGACGCGGGTGAGGAGTTCGGCGAAGAGCGTCTCGTCGATGCCGCGTCCCGCCACCGGTCGCTTCCCGCCGAGGAGATGCTCGCCGGGATCCTGCGCGACGTCGAGGCGTTCAACGGCGGCAACTACGAAGACGACGCGACGCTGATCGTGGCGGCGCTGTGA